The DNA window AGAAAAGTGGCAATTACTGGACTTCTGAGTACGTTTTAAATAAAAGAGCCAATACCTGGTTTGTAAATTCATCCAACGGAAGAAGTTATTATGCACCAAGAAGTTCCAAAAAACTGGTAATCTGCGTAAAAGGCTCCCTTGCCGGCCCCAAAGAGGAAAACAATAAAACCAAATTCAAAGAAGCAGAAATGGATGGAGAATTTGTGAAAGTAGGCCCCTATCGCTTCAGTACAGAAGTAACGGAAAATCTGGATTACTTTGAAGCCAAAAAACATTGTGAAGGGAAAGACCAGGTTCTACCGGGTCGTTCAGAACTTCGCGCTGCTTTCCATAGTCGGGTAGATAAACTTCGGGAAACAGGCGGTCAGTTTGTTTCATCCTCTCGATCCTTTTCAAATAGTGGTAAAATCTGGTATGTTGATTTTGATTCGGGTTATTCGAGAGCAAGCTATCCTTATACCAAGTTCAAAGTACGCTGCATGAAAAAACAGGAACCTAAAGAATTAGATAATGGTAAAAGACCGGCAAAAGAAGGCACATCTGAAACTCCTTCTGATTCCACCACTCAACCTTCTACCAAAGAAAGTTCTTCAAAAAAATGAACCAGTTTTATGCCATTCTCTTAAGCGGGGGAACAGGCTCCCGCTTAGACTCCGAAACCCCCAAGCAATTTTTGAAAATCAAAGGAAAGTCTCTTTTACAAAGAAGTGTTTTACTTTTTAAGGTATGGGGACTGGCAAAGAGACTTACCATTGTTTCTCATCCGGATTTTATCGAAGAAACAGAACTGGACTTGAAAGAACTTCTGGACGAAGGAGACCAGATTGTTACAGGTGGAAAAAGTCGCCATGAATCCTCTCTGAATGCTTTTAAAAATATTCCTTATGATGAAAGTGATATTTTAATCATACATGATGTGGCAAGACCTTTTGTAAAACCTTATGAACTGGATATGATTTGTAATGCAGCTATTCAGCACGGCTTGTCGAGTCTTGCCTTTCCCCTGCATGAAACATTAGTTTTAAAAAATATAGAAGACAAAGCAGAAACCCTTATTAAACGAGAAGATGCTATGCTAATTAAAACCCCTCAGGCCATCCATGCTCAAAGACTGAAACATTTATTATATTTGGATCCAAAAGAAGAACCTACCGATCTTTCAAGCTGGGGTATTCAAGGAGGTTTGACAACCAAACTGGTGGAAAGTAATCCTTATAATATAAAAATTACACGGAAAGAAGATTTGCTACTGGCAGAGTTCTATTACGAACCTTTTAAAAATTTCAAAGCACAATAAACAATGAAAAAATTTACTATTCTACTGAGCTTAATTATAATCATTTTGGGTCTATTACAATTCATCCCTTTAAAAAGGCCCGGTGGGAAAAATGCCCATGAACTTCAAGCCTCAAAAGAAGTTAAGGATATTCTAAAACGTTCCTGTTATGATTGTCATTCCGATCTGACCCGCTGGCCCTGGTATTCAAAAGTGTTCCCCATTTCCTTACTTGTGATTCACGATGTAAAAGAAGGAAAAGAATTTTTAAATTTCTCAGAATGGGAATCTCTAAGTTTAAAACAAAAAAGCAATAGCTCCTTTGAAATCATTGAAGAAATCGAATCCAAAGAAATGCCTTTAAAAATATATCTTCCTTTACATCCGGAAGCTAAATTATCTTCGAAAGACATAGACCTATTAAAAAAATGGGCAGATGAAATTGATTTACAATATGCAGAAAGCAAAAAAAATCGATGATAGATGTACAAAATCTTTATAAGACTTTTATAATACGAAAACGCAAATCCGGCTTCTTAGGTTCCCTAAGTTCTCTGATTCACACAGAAAAAGAAAAAATAAATGCTGTAGACAATGTTTCCTTTCAAATCGAAAAGGGAGAATTTGTGGGATATATAGGCCCCAATGGAGCCGGCAAGTCAACCACGATAAAAATGCTTACAGGAATCTTGACTCCCAGTTCCGGTTTTATTCGTATAAAAGGTCTGGATCCACTAAAACAAAGAAGAGAAAATGCAAAGCAAATAGGAGTAGTATTCGGACAAAGAACCCAACTCTGGTGGGATCTTCCGGTTGAAGAATCATTTGATCTATTGAAAACCATATATAAAATCCCGGAAAAACAATATAAAGAAAAACTGGATGAGTTTCAGGAATTGCTCGGTATTCAAACTTTCTTCAAACAACAAACTCGAAAGCTTTCCCTTGGACAAAGAATGAAAGCCGATTTGGCTGCAAGCCTTCTTCATTCTCCTTCGATTTTATTCCTTGATGAACCTACCATTGGTTTAGATATAATTACTAAGGAAAAAGTAAGAGAGTTCATACGCAGGATAAACCAGGAACAAAAGACTACCGTATTATTAACAACTCATGATGTTCAGGATATAGAATTTTTAGCGAGACGTATTATCGTTATTGATAGAGGAAAAATTGGTTATGATGGAAATATAAACGAATTTAATAGTCTTTTATCCGATATGTCTCAGGTAAATGTTCACTTCTCATCTCCTTTAAAAGAAGAACTTATTCTTAAAGAACCTTTTGTTCTCAAAAAAAAAATATCCGAAGTTCATTATCAGATAAACATGCCCAAAGAAGAATCACTTTCTGCTCTAATCGATATACTACAATCTTATAATATAGAAATACAGGAAATAAATAGAGAAAAGCAGGATCTTGAATTTGCCATAAAAAAAATGTATTCCAGACTTTCTGAATTATGAAAACCTATATAAAATTTATCTCCAAATCTTTTCAGCGCTCATTAGCATATCGACTCGAATATTATGTAGGTCTCGCAAATGCTTTCTTATATATCTTTATATTTACTTCCGTCTGGAAAACAGTTGCAAAGGAAAGCCCGGAACAACTCGGAAGCTGGGAGAGTGAAAGTCTTGTTCGTTATGCAATTCTTTCTACTCTTTTAAAAGTCTCTTTCGGAAAGAATGATAACCTTCTTAGCAATAAGATAAAGAGTGGAGATATAGTTTATGACTTTTTAAAACCCTATAATATCGTGTTTATGTATTTTGCAGATAGTATAGGGGTTAGTTTATTTCAGGCACTCGCAAGAGCCCTTCCTCTTTTCGTTTTTTCTATCTTCTTCTTTAATATCTCATTAAACCTTAACTTCTCTACTTTTCTTCAATTTATACCTATTTATCTTTTTGCTTTCTCTACATTTCTTTTAATAGGATTTGCAATTTCCTCTTTATCTTTTTACTTCACAGAAATCTTCAGTTTTCAAATATTATACTATGCAATGATTACTCTTTTCTCCGGGGCCATCATTCCTTTAAATCTCTTTCCGGCTTCGATTCATAAACTGGTAGATTATACACCCTTTCCCTATCTTTATTATTATCCAGGACTCTGGCTGGTTCGTGCCGGTCAGGGCTTAAATTATTATTCTCTTATAAGTAAATATTTATATATTCTATTCTTCTTAAGTATTATCTCTTACTTTCTTTATACTTATGGAAAAAAGAAAATGGAAATTGCCGGAGGTTAAGAGTACATAAAAAAAGCTGGCCTTTTAAAAGCCAGCTTTCTAAAGCATCCATCCTTTTAGATCTTACATATCCTCATCTAAAGGATCAAGGTTATCAGGTTTTTTGTCTTCTTTCTTTTCAACAGGTTTTTCTTCTTTCTTTTCTTCTTTTTTCTCTACGTCTTTTGCAGGTGCCGGGTCTTTTTTAGGAGCTACTTTTTTGCCTTTATTCTTGCGAACTTTTTTGCCTTTTTGAGCGCCCTTCTTTTTGCCTTTGCCTACTTTTTTCTTGTTTTTCTTTCCGGATTTCTTCCTGTTAACCTTTTTTTTATTACCGCTTTTCTTTTTTCCTTTTTTTACGTTCTTCTTTTTATCAGAAGAAACTTTCGTTTTTCCTCCGCCTTTGTTTCCGGCATCATCACCTGCAAATACAGGTGCAATAGCGAAGAAAGAAGCGATAATAAGTGATGCGATTATCTTCTTTAACATCATTAACTCCAAATATTATCTTTACCACTTAGGTAATAAATTTACCCAAGGATATATTAGGATATAAACTTGTAAACAATTTATAGAAAAACCCAAGTCATTATCGGAAAAAAAATTATTCTTCTGAGAGAAAAATACGCACCACTTCCTTCATAACGAGGAATCCATTCTTCAAAGCCTCTTCATCAAAATCAAAAAACGAACTATGATGAGGATGGATTAGACCTTTCTCAGGATTTCTTGAACCTACAAAAAAATAGCAGCCGGGCACTTCCAGTAAAAAAGCAGAAAAATCTTCTCCCCCCATAGTTCTGGCCTCTTCTTCAGTCACGGAATCCTCACCCAGTATGTTTCGGGCAGCCCTTCGAACAATATTGGCCATCTCAGGAGTATTAATCGTGGGCTTATCCACTCTCTCATATTTAATTTCTACTTCTGCACCCAGAGCCCTGGCTGTATTTTCCACCAGTCTATGGAACTTTTCCGGAATCACATCGTACAATTTTTTAGAAAAAGTTCGAACAGTTCCTTTCATTTCAGCTACTTCCGGGATAACATTAAAAGCATCTCCTGCATGAATACTTCCTACCGTCACGACACAGGAATCAAGGGGGTCTACATTCCGAGAAACCAGAGTCTGTAAAGCTGTGACTATATAAGAGGAAACCACTACAGGGTCAACTGTATGCTGGGGCATAGCTCCATGACCGCTAATTCCCTTTACCCGGATGTAAAACTCATCCACAGAAGCCATCATGGTACCATCTACCAATCCAATCTTTCCTATATCAATATGGTTCCATACGTGAAGGGCAAAAGCGGCATCTACCTTATACTTCTTTAAAAGCCCCTCCTCTATCATTTTATCAGCCCCACAGCCCCCTTCTTCAGCCGGCTGAAAAATCAGAAGTATTTTTCCCTGAGGAATCATATCTTTATAATTTTTTGCAATTTCCGTTGCAAAGCCCATAAGAATGGCTGTATGGCCGTCATGACCGCAGGCGTGCATAATTCCGGTCTTTTTTGAACAATATTCTACCTGGTTCTCTTCCTGTATAGGTAAGGCATCCATATCAGCTCGAACCAGTATCGTTTTTCCGGGTTTTCCTGAATTTAAAAGGCAGGCAATACCGGTTCCTGCGAGGCCTTCTTCAAATTGAAAACCTAATTTTTTAAGATGAGAGGCAACATAAGCAGCCGTTTCCTTTTCCTGGTACTGCAACTCCGGAAATGAATGTATATGCCTTCTGTATGAAACAATTTCTTGAAACCTTTCTTCCTGAATATAGGACATAATTTAGCTCCGAAAAAAGCCTGGTGAAATAGAATACGCTAAAAAAACAAAAAAGAGAGATAAGCTAAGACTTAGCAAAATATACAGAAAAGCCGGGAAAAAACCGGAAGTCTTAAAGAGTTTCAGGACCTCCACTGAAAAAGTAGAAAAAGTAGTAAAACCCCCACAAAACCCCGTACCTAAAAATAGCTTCATCTCAGAACTAAGATTCTGCTTTTCTGTTAAATAATATAGGATAAAACCCAGAAAAAAACTACCTAAAACATTCACAGACAGAGTTCCCAGCGGAAAACCATCCCAAAACTTCTCATTTAAACGAATCGAAATGGCATACCGCAAAGAGCCGCCCAGAGCAGCTCCCAGCGAGATATAGAGGTATTCCATTCAGGTAAGTTTCCTGTTTTCCAGAGCATTCAACAAAAGCTCCTTACCGGCTTTGGCAACCTGCTCTTTTGCTTCTGTAGTTACAACATTTAGCCTTGAAAGGGCAAGGGTAGATAAATGCTCCACCAGACCTTCCAGTCTTTCTTTGTAAAATTCCCTATCTTCCTCGGTTTCTGACAGACCTGCTTTAAGTTTTAATGAAGCAATTTTTTCGGTTATATTCTTAACCGTTTCTTTATCCTCTTCAGAAAACATATCTTCTTTTGCAACTGATAAGATTTGCTTGACTTTACCCTGTAGTTCTTCCTTTGGATCAGCAGCCATCTTTATTCCTTCGTCTTTTCTGCACTGAATGAGTCAGCCCAGGCCTTACACTTACTTTCTGTTTCCTCTTTGGTTTTTGCCCTTGCACAGGCACAGGCGGAGGATAACTGATCTTTGGAGCTAAGTTTGGTATCCTCATCAATCAGGCACTGTAAACCGGAAATAGCCATATAATCTGTAGCCCTGTCAGCATCATTCTCATACCGATTATCTTTTTGGAGATATTTCACATACCTTTTTGTATGAACGAGTGACCAACCCTGAACTGCTTTTTTATAAGCAACATCACTTGCACAGGACATTAGAGTTCCCAAAATAACAGGAAGTATAAGTTTTATTTTATTTAGTTTCATCCAACATTCCTTCTTTGTATCCGGCTTCCCGGAACTGAAAGCCGGTACAATAGAAGCATACCTTATAGAAAGAGAAAGCTTTTTTTCAAAAAGAAATTTATTTCTGATTCTCCTTTCTACTTGCCCGTATACCCCTAATCCTTTCTTTTTGAACTATGGGGCATAATCATTCTCACGAGCATGAACACTCAAATGACAGTATTAAAAATCTAAAAATTGCATTCTTTTTGAACTTCAGTTTCACTATTTTTGAAATCTTTGGTGGACTTTATACGAATAGTATAGCGATTCTCTCAGACGCTCTACACGACTTCGGAGATAGCCTTTCTCTTGGATTATCAATACTTTTAGAAAAAAAATCCAAAAAAGCAGGCAACTTTCGCTTTTCCTTCGGCTACCAGAGATTTTCCCTATTAGGTGCTCTCATTAATAGTATAATTTTACTGATAGGTTCTGTTCTAATCATAAGCGAAGCCATTCCAAGGATCTTGAGTCCGGAAAAAAGTAATGCCAGGGGAATGCTGGGTTTTGCTATAGCCGGTATTCTGATTAATGGATTAGCCGTATTGCGTTTGAGTTCCTCCCATTCCATAAATCAGAGAGTTGCTATGTGGCATCTTTTAGAAGATGTACTGGGCTGGATAGCCGTTTTAATTGTAAGCATCGTTTTATTATTCAAGGATATACCCATCCTTGACCCGGTTTTATCCATCCTGATTACTATCTACGTACTTTATAATGTTCTCAAGAATCTAAAAGAAACCCTGCATATTTTTTTACAGGGGGTTCCGGAAGAAATTGATCTGGAAAACCTCGAAGATGAATTAAAGAAATTAGACAGAATAAAGTCCGTGCATAGCTTAAACCTCTGGTCTTTAGATGGAGTAAAACACGTTTTTTCTGTACATCTTCTGGTCGAAAAGTTAGAAGGTATATCAGATATCATTCTAATAAAAAAACAGGTTAAAGACTTACTTCTCAAGAGCAGTATTCACCATGCCACTATCGAAATTGAGTTTTTAGATGAAGCCTGCTATATGCAAGAAGTAAAGAAAAAGGATTAGAAAACTCATTTTTCACTTTCAATCCATAGCAGAAAATTAAAACTGGTAATGACTTGACGAAAAATGTATCATTTTGCGTATGTCTAATTACACAATCAATAGGAGGATTTCATGCCAACATACGAATATAAGTGCCTTAGCTGCGACACTATTTTTGAACACTTTCAATCCATGAAAGATGAGCCTCTGAGTACCTGCCTCTGTGAGAAAAAGGGAGAGGTAAAACGTTTAATTTCAAACGGTGGTGGAATTATCTTCAAAGGTAGTGGTTTTTATGTAAATGATTATAAACCCAAGTCACCGGAGAGTTCCCAGTCCGAAACCAAATCTGAATCCAAGACCGGTAGCACAGGTTCCGGTACTGAATCCAAACCTTAGATCTTGGGACGATTAGCAATACTGGCCGGGGGTGGAGAGCTTCCTCATATAGCCATGAAGGAAGCTCTTTTACAGGGAGAAGATCCCATTTTTTTAGGAATACTTGAATCCGAATTTGAAGCCGGCGAATATAAAGATAGAGTTCTACCGGTCTACATTAGTAAAATTGGAGATGTACTGAAAAAATGCAAGAAGAATAATGTGTCTAAACTTTTACTTTTAGGTAAGGTAAAAAAAGACATGATTCTTCGGGGTTATAAATTTGATCTGAAAGCCCTGCTGCTTCTGGCCAGAATGGTAAATCGAAACGATACCTCCTTTTTTCATACAGCAGCCGGAGAATTTATCAAGCTAAATATAGAGATCATTTCCCAGAAAACTTACCTGAGTTCTTTGCTTTTAGGGGAAGGAAGATATACCAAAAAAAAGCTTCCACACCATAAACTGGAAGATATTGATTACGGAATGAATATGGCTTCTAAAATGGCTGAATTAGATATAGGTCAGACCGTTGTAGTCACAAAAAAAATGATACTTGCCATTGAAGCCATCGAAGGTACCGATGAAACCATCCGTCGGGGAGGAGAACTTTCCCGAAAGAAAGGAGCTATCGTCTGTAAGAGTTCTCGTGTTGGACAGGATGAACGCTTTGACCTTCCTACAGTTGGTACACAAACCCTGGATTCTATGCATACATCCGGTTGTGATACCCTCGTTATCCGCTCCGGGGAAACTCTTGTAGTATCACCCAAAAGTTTTATTGAGTATGCTGAAAAACTAAAAATTTCTGTTATCTCTATGAAAAATTCTCCGGCAAAATCTATTAATAAGAATTATATAAAACTATCATGAAAGAAGATGTGAAGAAAATACTATTAGTAGCCGGTGAACATTCCGGAGATTTACTCGGTGGAGATTTATTGAAATACTTGAAGAAAGAAATACCCAATCTTTCTTTTGAAGGAATCGGTGGGGACGAAATGTTGAAAGAGGGTTTACACTCTATCACCGATATAGAATCCATGAATGTAGTAGGCTTATCCGGAATTGTTTCTAAATACAAATATTTAAAATCTCTGGCCAGACAGCTTGTTGAAATATGCAAAAAAGAGAATATTAGATATGCTATATTAATTGATTATCCGGGTTTTAATCTCAGGCTTACAAAAATGCTGAGAGCTGAAGGAATCGAGGTAGCTTTTTTCGTATCTCCACAAATTTGGGCATGGAGGTTTAAAAGAGTTTTTTTTATTCGAGATAATATCAGTCTGATGCTAACTCTTTTCGAATTTGAAAAGGATATATACCTGAAATATGGTGTAAACGCAGAGTTTGTAGGACACCCTTTAGTTCAAAGATTAGAAGATAAATTAAAAGAATATCCACCTTTAAACATAGAAAAAAACAAGCGTTACATTACTCTAATGCCCGGCTCCAGAACTACAGAGATAAAAAAACACCTTCCCATTCTTTTAGAAACAGCCCAAAAAATACAGGAACATTTTTCTTCTGATACATTCGTTTTCTTAATTCCGGGTATCAGTCACAAAAATGATGCTTTTATTACTGCTTCTTTAAAAAAATATAAAGAAGAAAATCCAAACGCTCCGGAAGTTCAATATCATTTTGACAGGTCTCCACATTGCATTTCTATTTCAGAATTAGTGATTCTTTCTTCCGGTACGGCCACATTAGAAGTCACTTACTTCTGCAAACCCATGATCATTATGTATAAAGCCAGTTTTTTTTCTTATATTGTAGCCAGCAACGTAAAACAAGTAACTCATATCGGAATGGTGAATATTCTAAATAATGATAAAGAAGTATGCAAGGAGTTTCTGCAATATAATGCGACAATGAAAAAGATACTCCCGGAAGCTATTCAACTTCTAAGCAATGCTAACTACCGGGATCAAATGATTCAAAAACTCAAAGAAATAAAAGATAAACTGGGAAAAGGAAATCCTTCAGAAGTTGCAGCCAAAGCTATTCTAAAATGGATTCGCGGGAATTAACCGGCATAATTTTTTGTAAACGAACCATTTCGTCTTTCCAAATTCCATACCAGGAATCTTTTTTTTGTTCAGAGAAAAGAAAATATCCTTCAGGTTGTAAAGCCTCTTTACTTTCCTGAATTCTTGCTCCTAAAGAATCTATTTTTAAAAAAAATTCTTTTCGATTGCTTTTCTTAACAAGATAAACTTTTCCATCCGGTTCAAAAATCAAAATAAGTCCTTCCGAAGGTATCATCTTCCAGGAACCAATAATACTAGCATATTTAAAATCTTTATTAGGTTCATCAGCTTTACTTGTTTTATTCTTTTTACAGTTAATACCAAACATACCAAAATAAAGAACAATAAATAGAAGAATACCCTTGCGAATAAATTTCTTCATTTTCATTTCCTCCATTAATTTTTATTGCAGGAATACTTTGATTCTATAAAGGAAAGCTTCACCGGTTTTTGAGCCATATTTCCATAGAAAACATAATTCACTTTACGATTTTTAGAATTAGCATAACCTTTGAAATAATAATCCTGTCCTTTAACTTCAATATTTCTATAAAATAATTCTCGAGAATAAATTTGCAAATCTAAAGCTAAATTAAATTTTGAATTTTCATTGATATATTCACCCAGAGAAAACAAATCTTCGTTATCAAATTGCTTGGCTCTTACATTATAGAGGTTCGCATCGGCTCGCAAACTTCTATAGGTCAAGAATTCAGATAAATTATTACCATTACTCACCATAGCTAAATTGATATCTAACTTTTCCGGATAAAGTTCCATATCACAAATAGAAAAAGCTTTTCCTCCCCAGGTAAAATCTTTAAGATTGATGGAAAAATCCATATAAGGAATTTTTCTTCCATAATCAATACGGTAAGATATTTCATTCTCTTTATTTTTTTCTTCTTCTCCCGCAACCTTAAGCAACAGAGAACTACGAAGATTATCAAGATTCATAGAAAAAGGCCCTAAAGAGGGAGAATTTTTGTCTTTTTTTATATTAGATATTTTCAAATTTATTTTAGCCTGTAACTCCTCAAGAAAAGTTTTATATTCAGGTAAAGTAATAAAATATTCTTCTTCTAATAATTTTGCCTGTCTTTCTCGAATTGAATCTTGAATATATTTCTCAATACTTAAATAAATACTTTCATAATCCTCTAAAAGAACCTGTTGTATTTTTCCATCTATAGTAACATTAGAAGTAAGATATAAAAATTTTGGCTTTCCCCAGGGCTCTGCGCGATTGAAAGAAAGATTACCCGACAAACCCAGGTTAAATGGAGAACCAAAAAGATTCCCCTTTAAATTTCCAATAAGCTCTTGTTTATTATTCAGTTTAATCAATAATTCATCTACTTTAAATTTTACATTTGGAGCTTTAAAAGTAAAAATGGAATTAACAAGAGATAAGTTTTCCGTAACTATAAACCAATTCTTCTTTTCTTTTGTTTCGTTAAGATTCAGTTCAAAATTTAAATTTCCATTTATTTTCCAACCGGATGGTAAATAAATTTTTTCCCAGAGTCCTTTTGAATCCTGTAAGGAAATTGAAATATTATATTGTTTTAAATCATTAATACTTCTACCAATGGTCTCATTAATTGTTAAAGTATCTACCTGAAGTTTCCTTTTAAATTTTTCAGCATAACCTTGAATTTTATTTTTCTTTTCTTCAATCTCGCCATATTTAGATTGATAGGAAAAATTGGCATTAATAAAAAGACTGTTATAAATAATATCTTTATAATACAGGAAATAGCCTTTTAGACTGTGTATTTTTAAATCGGCATTTGCTTCAAAATCTCCGCCTTCGTCTCCCTTGAAACTTGCAAAACCATATAAAAATCCTTTTTCTACTTTTGTATTTAAAACATACTGATTAAACAGCTCTAACTCCTGATGATTAAATTTATTTAACTCAATCTGTGAGTAATATTTTTTTTCTTTCAGATAATACGAACCCACGCCACTTATAGTAGAAGTAGCCGGAATATATAAAAAGTTATCATTAAAGGAAAAGGATAATTTTCCTACATCTCTCTTTATTAATAAGTCGATAGGTCTATTTGTATGAAAAACAATATTGCCATGATTCAAAGCTTTAAACTGTAAATCTATAAACTCCACTTCCTTTATAAGAATGGAGTTTAATAAGGGGTACATTACTTTTGAAGTTCCCTTATCAATATCAAAATTTAAATTTGCATTGTGTATAGTGATTTTTTTGAAAACTATTTCTTTGGAAAAATATCCACCAATTCCTATATCAATTCTTTTAGAATAGAAAAGAATCTTATTACTCGAAAAATCCTCCTCAGCTGAAACTTTTACATCTTCAATAATGATACCGGAGAAAATGGAAAAATCAACCACTCCGAACTCTACAGATTTATGTAATTTTTGCTGCAAAAGATTTATAGCTAATCTCTTCACTGCCGGTAAATCAAGGTATTTACTCTTAATATAGGAATTTGTTAAATGAAAAGATGTATAGAGTAAAAAGATTACTACAGGAAGCCCTATAAGCACTGAGTATAAGAATCGAGATTTTAGATAAACAGGGACATAGGCTGTATAGATCCCTGTTTTTAAAATCTTCTTATATTCTCGTATTCGTTTCAATTTTACTGAACTCCAACTTCACATTCCTTCTTTATCTTTAGAAGTGAAGAATTCTCAGGAAACTTTACAAGACCTTCAGAGGCTATTTTTATACTTCTTTTACATAAATTTATTTCTTT is part of the Leptospiraceae bacterium genome and encodes:
- the lpxI gene encoding UDP-2,3-diacylglucosamine diphosphatase LpxI (LpxI, functionally equivalent to LpxH, replaces it in LPS biosynthesis in a minority of bacteria.), producing MGRLAILAGGGELPHIAMKEALLQGEDPIFLGILESEFEAGEYKDRVLPVYISKIGDVLKKCKKNNVSKLLLLGKVKKDMILRGYKFDLKALLLLARMVNRNDTSFFHTAAGEFIKLNIEIISQKTYLSSLLLGEGRYTKKKLPHHKLEDIDYGMNMASKMAELDIGQTVVVTKKMILAIEAIEGTDETIRRGGELSRKKGAIVCKSSRVGQDERFDLPTVGTQTLDSMHTSGCDTLVIRSGETLVVSPKSFIEYAEKLKISVISMKNSPAKSINKNYIKLS
- a CDS encoding heme-binding domain-containing protein, whose product is MKKFTILLSLIIIILGLLQFIPLKRPGGKNAHELQASKEVKDILKRSCYDCHSDLTRWPWYSKVFPISLLVIHDVKEGKEFLNFSEWESLSLKQKSNSSFEIIEEIESKEMPLKIYLPLHPEAKLSSKDIDLLKKWADEIDLQYAESKKNR
- a CDS encoding 2-C-methyl-D-erythritol 4-phosphate cytidylyltransferase; protein product: MNQFYAILLSGGTGSRLDSETPKQFLKIKGKSLLQRSVLLFKVWGLAKRLTIVSHPDFIEETELDLKELLDEGDQIVTGGKSRHESSLNAFKNIPYDESDILIIHDVARPFVKPYELDMICNAAIQHGLSSLAFPLHETLVLKNIEDKAETLIKREDAMLIKTPQAIHAQRLKHLLYLDPKEEPTDLSSWGIQGGLTTKLVESNPYNIKITRKEDLLLAEFYYEPFKNFKAQ
- a CDS encoding amidohydrolase, whose product is MSYIQEERFQEIVSYRRHIHSFPELQYQEKETAAYVASHLKKLGFQFEEGLAGTGIACLLNSGKPGKTILVRADMDALPIQEENQVEYCSKKTGIMHACGHDGHTAILMGFATEIAKNYKDMIPQGKILLIFQPAEEGGCGADKMIEEGLLKKYKVDAAFALHVWNHIDIGKIGLVDGTMMASVDEFYIRVKGISGHGAMPQHTVDPVVVSSYIVTALQTLVSRNVDPLDSCVVTVGSIHAGDAFNVIPEVAEMKGTVRTFSKKLYDVIPEKFHRLVENTARALGAEVEIKYERVDKPTINTPEMANIVRRAARNILGEDSVTEEEARTMGGEDFSAFLLEVPGCYFFVGSRNPEKGLIHPHHSSFFDFDEEALKNGFLVMKEVVRIFLSEE
- the crcB gene encoding fluoride efflux transporter CrcB, translated to MEYLYISLGAALGGSLRYAISIRLNEKFWDGFPLGTLSVNVLGSFFLGFILYYLTEKQNLSSEMKLFLGTGFCGGFTTFSTFSVEVLKLFKTSGFFPAFLYILLSLSLSLFFVFLAYSISPGFFRS
- a CDS encoding ATP-binding cassette domain-containing protein — encoded protein: MIDVQNLYKTFIIRKRKSGFLGSLSSLIHTEKEKINAVDNVSFQIEKGEFVGYIGPNGAGKSTTIKMLTGILTPSSGFIRIKGLDPLKQRRENAKQIGVVFGQRTQLWWDLPVEESFDLLKTIYKIPEKQYKEKLDEFQELLGIQTFFKQQTRKLSLGQRMKADLAASLLHSPSILFLDEPTIGLDIITKEKVREFIRRINQEQKTTVLLTTHDVQDIEFLARRIIVIDRGKIGYDGNINEFNSLLSDMSQVNVHFSSPLKEELILKEPFVLKKKISEVHYQINMPKEESLSALIDILQSYNIEIQEINREKQDLEFAIKKMYSRLSEL
- a CDS encoding DUF1566 domain-containing protein, which gives rise to MKTMRTYGRIRLLKKLSLALFAFIFFTGILYSQDKTPSKDSKPTDTGNSADDSNSSPPETNKPYPKSNLDWDSSEAQEMDWSGASKFCKDKEMRLPNREELKFGYSSKNENLQKKSGNYWTSEYVLNKRANTWFVNSSNGRSYYAPRSSKKLVICVKGSLAGPKEENNKTKFKEAEMDGEFVKVGPYRFSTEVTENLDYFEAKKHCEGKDQVLPGRSELRAAFHSRVDKLRETGGQFVSSSRSFSNSGKIWYVDFDSGYSRASYPYTKFKVRCMKKQEPKELDNGKRPAKEGTSETPSDSTTQPSTKESSSKK
- a CDS encoding ABC-2 family transporter protein, with amino-acid sequence MKTYIKFISKSFQRSLAYRLEYYVGLANAFLYIFIFTSVWKTVAKESPEQLGSWESESLVRYAILSTLLKVSFGKNDNLLSNKIKSGDIVYDFLKPYNIVFMYFADSIGVSLFQALARALPLFVFSIFFFNISLNLNFSTFLQFIPIYLFAFSTFLLIGFAISSLSFYFTEIFSFQILYYAMITLFSGAIIPLNLFPASIHKLVDYTPFPYLYYYPGLWLVRAGQGLNYYSLISKYLYILFFLSIISYFLYTYGKKKMEIAGG
- a CDS encoding cation transporter, which gives rise to MGHNHSHEHEHSNDSIKNLKIAFFLNFSFTIFEIFGGLYTNSIAILSDALHDFGDSLSLGLSILLEKKSKKAGNFRFSFGYQRFSLLGALINSIILLIGSVLIISEAIPRILSPEKSNARGMLGFAIAGILINGLAVLRLSSSHSINQRVAMWHLLEDVLGWIAVLIVSIVLLFKDIPILDPVLSILITIYVLYNVLKNLKETLHIFLQGVPEEIDLENLEDELKKLDRIKSVHSLNLWSLDGVKHVFSVHLLVEKLEGISDIILIKKQVKDLLLKSSIHHATIEIEFLDEACYMQEVKKKD
- a CDS encoding zinc ribbon domain-containing protein, producing MPTYEYKCLSCDTIFEHFQSMKDEPLSTCLCEKKGEVKRLISNGGGIIFKGSGFYVNDYKPKSPESSQSETKSESKTGSTGSGTESKP